The following coding sequences lie in one Phalacrocorax aristotelis chromosome 2, bGulAri2.1, whole genome shotgun sequence genomic window:
- the SLC7A13 gene encoding solute carrier family 7 member 13, translating into MGKGKSEDPKYGKRKEKAKMQLKRNIGYFDGVSFIIGSIVGAGIFVSPTGVLKHSLLNVGVALTIWTVSGLVSLMGSLCYAELGTALPFSGGEYSHIKRGLGSLPAFVFIWTSIFTKPASNAARALLFAEYATQPFYGICPAPEVLKKCLALAVLWSLGILNGHSVKMAAWVQTVFTLLKMMALSVIAIGGIVLIGWRKDSLARFEDAFSSEIPNASQIAEAFFQGLYAYGGWWSLNYMAEEMKNPSRNIPLTVITAVPAVIVFYLLVNISYLTVLTPKEIVSSVAVAVTWADRVIPSVAWIIPVSVAVSIFGALNSSVFTLGRLSYAGSQSGHLPILISMLNVHSCTPAPAMIFSTTIASIFIIPSDLIMLTNYFGFSAWLMIGLTCASLIVLRYREPHLHRPYKVFLPVPFVMVAMSFFLVVAPIAWSPNLQYFYAFLFMMGSLVVYLPFIHFKLHFAFLDKITCHLQLLLEVSPADESAENKCE; encoded by the exons atgggaaaaggaaagagcgAAGATCCCAAatatgggaaaagaaaagaaaaggccaaGATGCAACTCAAAAGAAATATAGGTTATTTTGATGGAGTAAGTTTTATTATAGGATCAATTGTCGGGGCAGGGATCTTTGTGTCTCCCACGGGGGTGTTAAAGCATTCCTTACTCAACGTTGGCGTCGCACTAACAATCTGGACTGTGTCTGGGCTGGTTTCTCTGATGGGTTCCCTCTGCTATGCGGAGCTGGGAACTGCTCTGCCCTTCTCCGGAGGAGAATACAGCCATATTAAAAGAGGCCTTGGATCGCTACCTGCCTTCGTCTTTATCTGGACATCAATATTTACCAAGCCAGCATCAAATGCTGCTCGAGCCTTGCTTTTTGCTGAATATGCCACCCAGCCCTTCTATGGGATTTGCCCTGCACCAGAAGTGCTGAAGAAATGCTTGGCCTTGGCCGTTCTCTGGTCCCTGGGGATTTTGAATGGCCACAGCGTCAAGATGGCTGCGTGGGTGCAGACAGTTTTCACTCTGCTGAAGATGATGGCCTTGTCTGTAATCGCCATTGGTGGCATAGTTCTCATTGGCTGGAGAAAGGATAGTCTGGCCAGGTTTGAGGACGCGTTCAGCTCGGAGATCCCCAACGCGTCACAGATTGCCGAAGCCTTCTTCCAAGGACTGTATGCATATGGTGGTTGGTGGTCCCTCAATTATATGGCAG aagagatgAAAAACCCCAGCAGAAATATCCCCTTAACCGTGATAACTGCTGTTCCTGCAgtaattgttttttatttactggTGAACATCTCATATCTGACCGTCCTCACACCTAAAGAAATTGTCTCTTCAG TTGCCGTGGCAGTCACTTGGGCTGATCGAGTGATCCCCTCGGTTGCCTGGATCATTCCTGTCTCTGTTGCTGTCTCAATATTTGGTGCCCTCAACAGCAGCGTGTTCACACTAGGTCGATTAAGCTACGCTGGAAGTCAGTCAGGACATTTACCTATTTTAATATCCATGCTTAATGTCCACTCCTGCACTCCAGCACCAGCCATGATTTTTTCAACCACCATTGCATCCATTTTTATCATCCCCTCTGACCTTATTATGTTAACAAATTACTTTGGATTTTCTGCCTGGCTTATGATTGGATTGACTTGTGCAAGCCTGATTGTACTTCGATACCGGGAACCTCATCTACATCGACCATACaaa gTGTTTCTACCAGTTCCATTTGTGATGGTGGCAATGTCTTTCTTCCTAGTTGTAGCTCCCATAGCCTGGTCTCCAAACCTGCAATACTTTTATGCTTTCCTGTTTATGATGGGAAGCCTGGTTGTTTATCTCccttttatacattttaaattgcattttgcGTTTCTTGATAAAATTACTTGCCACTTACAGCTCCTGTTGGAAGTTTCTCCTGCTGATGAATCTGCTGAGAACAAATGTGAATAA